The following proteins come from a genomic window of Timaviella obliquedivisa GSE-PSE-MK23-08B:
- a CDS encoding peptidoglycan DD-metalloendopeptidase family protein: protein MKRAHLQRVKPVEYSPSQVEGSVEQQEQMVNGVKRKKRTSAAMIGLALSMGASSLLIPRQNEGATAAEPTPTDTATLSLVPSASTAPAATMTEHIVVKGQTLWQLAQRYQVSVEAIATANSLKASDIVRVGQAIKIPTAVSEVDATEAQRSVEFSTLRSPQRVASADLSSLAVTPTQPSAKAETSKVEVAQVQRNVSLDRLRQQQEKLRQSLADLKTKDQAAKAEGISSGEAAISETSTIASKPSYTRDYQNQPSEAADTVTLSSSGSNQLAVSNLSAPDGLRTNQAVTVPPEAGLITQVPSPASAAAPLVSAPVQVSQLRVSQPTVRPNVQQVAANPKPEMVSYQVNLGDTVAQIASAHNISPSTLVQANRISDPNFIFVGQILRVPTIQAMTSAPAPRVRQAAPSQQVATRLSVVPSTVTVANPAPVTQSSPSIGGSLTSPSPSGLDPHVETLLSEIKVLRERHRTATPVATASSTPIPESVQVAASNLPTPSVSTQFNPGGLNPVQAAQPSRRTARSQVIPIQVPAAERPQTSTSAPQPQQVAAAPAGAESYAPLLQPVTGRMVSPDLPPLQGEESFLPEGAPSFNGYLWPAKGLLTSGYGWRWGRMHAGIDIAADVGTPIFAAADGVIEYSEWNSGGYGNLVEIRHPDGSLTRYAHLNKSLVRAGQKVKQGEQIAEMGSTGYSTGPHLHFEVRTATDGGSVDPIAYLPQK from the coding sequence TTGAAGCGAGCACATTTGCAGAGGGTCAAGCCTGTTGAATACTCTCCAAGTCAAGTTGAAGGTTCGGTAGAACAGCAAGAGCAAATGGTTAACGGCGTTAAGCGTAAAAAGCGCACTTCCGCAGCCATGATTGGATTAGCGCTCTCCATGGGTGCATCTAGCTTGCTCATTCCTCGTCAAAACGAAGGAGCGACGGCAGCCGAGCCAACCCCTACTGACACTGCAACACTTTCGCTAGTTCCCTCAGCATCTACTGCACCTGCAGCCACGATGACTGAGCACATAGTGGTTAAAGGTCAAACGCTTTGGCAATTGGCTCAGCGCTATCAAGTCAGCGTAGAAGCGATCGCAACTGCCAATTCTCTCAAAGCTAGCGACATCGTTAGAGTTGGGCAAGCTATCAAAATTCCAACCGCTGTTTCTGAAGTTGATGCGACTGAAGCACAACGATCTGTTGAGTTTTCTACCCTTCGCTCCCCTCAACGGGTTGCATCAGCAGACTTAAGTAGCCTTGCGGTCACCCCGACTCAACCTAGTGCCAAAGCTGAAACCTCTAAGGTTGAAGTTGCTCAAGTTCAACGTAACGTTAGCCTCGATCGGCTGAGACAGCAACAAGAGAAGCTGCGTCAGTCTTTAGCAGATCTCAAAACAAAGGATCAAGCTGCCAAAGCTGAAGGGATATCTTCTGGCGAAGCTGCTATATCAGAGACATCTACAATCGCCTCCAAGCCTTCATACACTAGAGACTATCAAAATCAACCTAGTGAAGCTGCTGATACTGTGACGCTTTCCAGTAGTGGCTCAAATCAACTAGCTGTCAGCAACTTATCTGCTCCTGATGGGCTACGTACTAATCAAGCTGTGACGGTTCCTCCCGAAGCAGGCCTGATTACACAGGTTCCTAGCCCTGCTTCGGCTGCTGCCCCGCTCGTTTCTGCTCCTGTTCAGGTTTCACAGCTTCGGGTTTCGCAGCCAACTGTGCGTCCCAACGTTCAACAGGTCGCAGCCAACCCCAAGCCTGAAATGGTTTCTTACCAAGTTAATCTTGGCGATACAGTTGCTCAGATCGCTAGCGCTCACAACATTTCCCCATCGACCTTAGTTCAAGCCAATCGCATTAGCGACCCAAATTTTATCTTCGTTGGGCAAATATTAAGAGTTCCGACTATTCAAGCCATGACCTCTGCCCCAGCGCCACGTGTTCGTCAGGCTGCACCTTCTCAGCAAGTTGCTACCCGTTTGAGTGTAGTGCCCAGCACGGTTACAGTGGCCAATCCCGCACCAGTTACTCAATCCAGCCCAAGTATTGGTGGTAGCCTAACCTCACCTTCACCATCAGGGCTTGATCCTCATGTTGAAACTCTTTTATCTGAAATCAAGGTTTTGAGAGAGCGGCATCGTACTGCTACTCCAGTTGCTACAGCCTCCAGCACTCCTATTCCTGAATCGGTGCAAGTTGCCGCGTCGAATTTACCGACACCTTCAGTTAGCACGCAGTTTAATCCAGGTGGACTCAATCCTGTTCAGGCTGCTCAACCTTCAAGGCGCACTGCCCGATCGCAGGTCATTCCCATTCAAGTTCCGGCGGCTGAAAGACCCCAAACATCTACATCAGCCCCACAGCCTCAGCAAGTTGCGGCTGCCCCAGCAGGAGCCGAGAGCTATGCTCCCCTGCTCCAGCCCGTCACCGGGAGGATGGTATCTCCTGACCTGCCGCCTCTTCAGGGCGAAGAGAGTTTCCTACCTGAAGGTGCACCCTCTTTTAATGGCTACCTCTGGCCTGCAAAAGGTCTGCTGACTTCTGGCTACGGCTGGCGCTGGGGCAGAATGCACGCTGGCATTGACATTGCTGCAGATGTGGGTACACCCATCTTTGCCGCTGCTGACGGAGTGATTGAGTACTCTGAGTGGAACTCAGGAGGCTACGGCAACTTAGTAGAAATTCGTCATCCAGATGGCAGTTTAACCCGCTATGCACACTTGAATAAAAGCCTTGTACGAGCAGGGCAGAAAGTGAAGCAAGGTGAGCAGATTGCAGAGATGGGTAGCACGGGGTATAGTACCGGGCCTCACTTACACTTTGAGGTGCGTACAGCAACGGATGGCGGGTCGGTTGATCCGATCGCTTATTTGCCGCAGAAGTAG